AAGGGTCCAGCTTGCTTTTCAAAGTCTATTTTTGGTTTAGCACGAAGCAGTCATCCAAAACTAAGTTTGGATTTTAGTTGACTTTATGGAATTTTTAGTTGACCTGATACTTGAATATTTGTTTGGACGACCGCCCAAGATAAAACCATTCACATGAAATAGAGGTGATAGGATAGTACACATTTTGTGGTTAATTCCACTTGTTCGTTCAATATAACTCTCATCGACTACAATTGGCCACGTTAGTGGGTCCAGTTCCTACTCTAGCGAACACTACATGCCTACATGCTCTACAGTATGCACCATATCTTCAggcagctacaagtagtagaaCTGATGGACATGGTATCTGGTCGCAGTTGTgccggtacgagtagagtTCTTATATTGTCGTCTACTCGTACCTACAATCACAATGAGACAGCTCATTGGGTGCACTTCTGACCTGATTACGGTCAGTCAGTCCCGCAGTGCTCAGTCAGAATAATTTACTATTTACATATATACAAAAGACCTAGGCCTTGGAGTCGTCGCTGTACTTGCTCTGgagcttcttgatctcTTCGGGATCAAGAGGAGGAATAGGCACATCGCCAAAGTCGTCGGTACGCAGAGAGTACATGGTGTATCCGTAGATACCGGCGACAAAACCGGTGAGGCCGGCCAGAGCGAGCATGTTTCGCACAAAGAAGGGTCGTCGGGCCCGAATCAGAGCGGGGGACATCTGGAAGGTCTTGGGGTCAATGTACTTGCCCTTTCGGAAACTGTGTTAGAATGGAACGGTCGAGCATGGTCGAAGGTCAGGGGTCAGAGGTCAGAGGTCAGAGGTCAGAGGTCAGAGGTCAGGAGTAGGTCCTTCAAGATACCATCGAAAGTTTAGAGGGTGTAGTTGTGATAAAACCGACGTGCTGCTTGCTGTAGCAATTGATTGGCTGGTTGCGGCATGTGGCTAGCCACAGCAATGCAGAGTTCAAACGGGTCTGTCACAAGCAAGACAACGTGTAGATtttctggagaagagaaggatGAAGGAGACACATTTCTCATTCACGGTGTTGTCCTGGTCACAAAATGTCCGTGTAGATACTGAACCCAGAGTTGCATTGAGAGATCAGTGGCTCTGATCGTCGCACGCAGCTGTAGTGTCTTGAAGAGAGTGAGATTGGTAGTTTGATTGCAAGTCGCTTTGGGGAATACCAACCAAACACGTCTCTTCAAATAGCCCATTTCAACCACAACTTCTCTTCACACTCCCGTCCACCATTAGCCACCCGAATCCAACCTCCACCGCCAACACTGCCTGAGTGTCGCAGCCACCTCCTGTCTCTGATTACGACACATATCATGGCGTGTCAATCTCTCGATTGTCGTGATACTCACACTTTGAGACCGGGCTGGGGTTGCTTGTGCACCTCAAAGGTGCCCTTTCCGTTATGGGGATCCTGAGACATGTTTCTGTGAtgtgtgggtgtgtgtgATATGAGCCCTTGGGTGGTGAGATTTTGACCTCATGAGATTTTGAGTTTGGAGACAAGGCGAACAGGTAGGGTAACTTCATTGCATACAGGATGCGCTCTCCTGGATATGTGGTGATGGGCCAAAAGATTTTGAAAAGATTCCTGAATCAGTGCGACAATGGCAAAAATTCAACTGCGACACAAGAAACGGTTCAGCGCGTTGGGAAACAAGCCCGTTAAGAAAGCGGCGTCTCCAGACAGAGCGGGCTCCGCCACGGACACCCCGACTGCTGTTCCTGAAAAGCTGACTGAGAAAGAGGAAGAGCTCAAGACTAGCACAGAGGAAACTGCGGTGGAAAAGACTCCGGCTCAGACAGAGTCCCCCGTGAATACCGCTGCATCTTACAAGCAGACAATGGTGCCCAACTCGGTCCGAAAACGGCTGAGAGCCGAAAAGCGAGCTGCCAAGGGCCAGTCGGTTGGGGCGGATGGAAAGACTGTGGTTGTAGAGACTGCGGTTGTAGATACTATTGCTGGTGATGCGGCTGCGGACTCAACGACAACTGAGACTCAAACTGCTCCGAAACGCCTCGGAAACCTGTTTAATTTGCGAGCccagcaggagaaggaagtAAGGGAAGACACCAAGGTCGAGATCATCAAGCCACAGGCTATTGGGGACAATGTTACACAAGTGGCTGAGCCACCGATTATTGTAGTTTCTGAAAAAACACATGCCCAAACGCTGGATGCAGCGCCTCGGCCCAAGAATCGAAGCAAAGATCGAGAATTTGAGAATCTGGCGAATGACAACATCCACGAGTTCTCAGTGGACGCTTTCACGGAGGAATCGGAAAGACTCAAGGCCGAAGGAAAGCTTGACGAGTACAAGCGACCTCTTACGGCCATTGGAGGAGGCAAGCACCAGATCACCAGTCTGTTGCGACAAGCCCaggacaacaaggagcagctggaggcGTCATACTCTCAGAATCGCCTTACCCAAAAGGAGAGTGGAGCAAAGTATGGATTTTAGAGCGAAAAATCGTGACTGCACGACTATGTTTACTgtattatatatttattgcatTTATTTAAAATCAGATTTATAAGTGTAGAAGATCTCTTCCGTCCTAATTGTAGATTGTCTGCTCTACAGTAACTCGTTCGCTCCGCATAAATGATTAGACCCATTACcactgtacctgtacatacagtagtcgTATCGCAATACCAATATCTCACCTTGACATCCTGTATAATCCAAAATATATTACTTTTCACTAATTCCATCCCATCTGCATCTATTTGAAGTCCTTGAAAGACCACTTCTCggtcaccttcttcttgtaTCGGGGCTTGAGGTTGTGTCGCTTTCGAGCCTCGATCTTTCCTCGCTGCTGCAGCGATCGGAACCGGTCTCGCATCAACGATCCCTCGGGCTTGAGTCGTCGAAGAGAGTCTGTGAGCTCGCCTGAGAGCTTGACATCGAGAGTGGGCTCCAGAATTTCGTATTTGCCGTACCGACGGGTTCGCACCTTCTCGGCAGCCTCGCCTCCTGCAATGAGATCCTTGAGAtcctgcttctcctgctcggaCTTCTCGGACCGCTTGGCGAGCTGTTGCATCTTCTCATGaatcttcttcatctccatcttcatttGTTTTCGAATTCGTTCCTTTTCCTTGTGTTCTCGCATCTGTCGTCGCTTAGCCATGCtctttcgcttctccttggcagGCGCGTTGATAGACAGACCGACGCTACCGCCCTCGAGTTCCTCATCAgaggcctcctcctcttcctcctcggacGAGTAATCCATCTGCTTGTCCTCGTGGTCCTCCATGGTGTCCATGAGATGCTGGACACGGGCTTGGTCGGCCTCCAGCTGCAGtcgttcctcctccaatgcctcttccttggccagctcctccttgagaagagCCTGCCAGGCCTCCAGAGAGGGATTGTAAGATCGACCCTCGTGGGGAACCTCAATAGCCTTGTCAGTGGCTCCAAAGACAAGAGGCTTGTGGTCCAGAGTGGAAGGTCGCACAGTGCTTCGGGTTCGAGAAGTGGCCTCTCTGTGATCACCGTTAGCAAAAGTAGCCCGCATGATGTTCTCAGGCTTAGCAGACTTGGGCATGTATGCAACCCGAGATCCAGCATTCTTGACCTTGGTCATACTCTGAGGGAAACCCTGGAACTCGGATCGGGgcttgaccaccttggaTGCAGTaatggtcttcttcttgggaACCACAGGAGCGGGGGCCTCGTCCCATGCGTCGTAAACAGGAGTCTCCAGGACAGAGTCGGCTTGCAGAGCAGCCTCGGTCATCTTGTTGTCCACATCTCGTCGTCCAGCCTTCTTCAACAGCATatccagctgctccttgctcatcttcttctccttcttggtcttttTGCCAATCACGCCGGGGACAGCAGATCGCCGGGCAAGAATCTCGTCCGACTTGAGacgcttctccttctttttgctATGGTAAGTCTCGACATCGCCAGACGTTCCAGCTGTGTCCACAGTGAAGAGAGCATCACCAGCCTGCTCCAGGTTCTTGGAGCCAAACTGCCGCTCGTTTTCTCGAGCGCTGTCTAGACCGGCGTTCAGATCCTCCAGATCAATGTTCTTTCTCCACGCCTTCTTTCCTTTTCTGCTCGTTTGTTTGCTCATGTTGTCGTGTGCTTAGGAAAACTGCCCTTTGGAATT
The Yarrowia lipolytica chromosome 1A, complete sequence genome window above contains:
- a CDS encoding uncharacterized protein (Compare to YALI0A05137g, similar to Saccharomyces cerevisiae YJL062W-A; ancestral locus Anc_1.314, similar to uniprot|Q3E7B2 Saccharomyces cerevisiae YJL062W-A); the protein is MSQDPHNGKGTFEVHKQPQPGLKVFRKGKYIDPKTFQMSPALIRARRPFFVRNMLALAGLTGFVAGIYGYTMYSLRTDDFGDVPIPPLDPEEIKKLQSKYSDDSKA
- a CDS encoding uncharacterized protein (Compare to YALI0A05159g, weakly similar to uniprot|Q9USK4 Schizosaccharomyces pombe Cell cycle control protein cwf20) is translated as MAKIQLRHKKRFSALGNKPVKKAASPDRAGSATDTPTAVPEKLTEKEEELKTSTEETAVEKTPAQTESPVNTAASYKQTMVPNSVRKRLRAEKRAAKGQSVGADGKTVVVETAVVDTIAGDAAADSTTTETQTAPKRLGNLFNLRAQQEKEVREDTKVEIIKPQAIGDNVTQVAEPPIIVVSEKTHAQTLDAAPRPKNRSKDREFENLANDNIHEFSVDAFTEESERLKAEGKLDEYKRPLTAIGGGKHQITSLLRQAQDNKEQLEASYSQNRLTQKESGAKYGF
- a CDS encoding uncharacterized protein (Compare to YALI0A05181g, similar to uniprot|Q12080 Saccharomyces cerevisiae Hypothetical protein YPL146C, similar to Saccharomyces cerevisiae NOP53 (YPL146C); ancestral locus Anc_8.659), whose amino-acid sequence is MSKQTSRKGKKAWRKNIDLEDLNAGLDSARENERQFGSKNLEQAGDALFTVDTAGTSGDVETYHSKKKEKRLKSDEILARRSAVPGVIGKKTKKEKKMSKEQLDMLLKKAGRRDVDNKMTEAALQADSVLETPVYDAWDEAPAPVVPKKKTITASKVVKPRSEFQGFPQSMTKVKNAGSRVAYMPKSAKPENIMRATFANGDHREATSRTRSTVRPSTLDHKPLVFGATDKAIEVPHEGRSYNPSLEAWQALLKEELAKEEALEEERLQLEADQARVQHLMDTMEDHEDKQMDYSSEEEEEEASDEELEGGSVGLSINAPAKEKRKSMAKRRQMREHKEKERIRKQMKMEMKKIHEKMQQLAKRSEKSEQEKQDLKDLIAGGEAAEKVRTRRYGKYEILEPTLDVKLSGELTDSLRRLKPEGSLMRDRFRSLQQRGKIEARKRHNLKPRYKKKVTEKWSFKDFK